A window of the Bradysia coprophila strain Holo2 chromosome X unlocalized genomic scaffold, BU_Bcop_v1 contig_128, whole genome shotgun sequence genome harbors these coding sequences:
- the LOC119067814 gene encoding ras-related protein Ral-a isoform X1 — MSKKPASGPALHKVIMVGSGGVGKSALTLQFMYDEFVEDYEPTKADSYRKKVVLDGEEVQIDILDTAGQEDYAAIRDNYFRSGEGFLCVFSITDDESFQASQEFREQILRVKNDESIPFLLVGNKCDLHDKRKVPLSECQGRAQQWGVPYVETSAKTRENVDKVFFDLMREIRSRKTEDSKTTIGRAKDKCKRRKLKCTLL; from the exons atGTCTAAAAAGCCTGCCTCTGGGCCGGCCTTACATAAAGTGATTATGGTTGGAAGTGGCGGTGTAGGAAAGTCAGCCTTAACACTTCAATTTATGTACGATGAGTTTGTTGAAGATTATGAACCCACAAAAGCTGATAGCTATCGAAAAAAG GTGGTTTTAGATGGCGAAGAAGTACAAATAGATATCTTGGATACTGCAGGCCAAGAAGATTATGCTGCAATACGTGACAATTATTTTCGAAGTGGTGAAGGATTTTTATGTGTATTCTCAATTACAGACGATGAAAGTTTTCAGGCGTCGCAGGAATTTCG AGAACAAATATTACGTGTGAAAAACGATGAAAGTATACCATTTCTATTGGTAGGAAATAAGTGCGATTTACATGATAAACGAAAAGTACCATTATCAGAATGTCAAGGTCGAGCCCAACAATGGGGTGTGCCTTATGTTGAAACATCAGCAAAAACAAGAGAAAACGTTGATAAG gtgttttttgatttgatgCGTGAGATTCGATCACGGAAGACAGAGGATTCGAAGACAACAATTGGACGAGCAAAAGATAAATGCAAACGGCGCAAGCTTAAGTGTACACTATTATAG